The following coding sequences lie in one Peromyscus maniculatus bairdii isolate BWxNUB_F1_BW_parent chromosome 3, HU_Pman_BW_mat_3.1, whole genome shotgun sequence genomic window:
- the LOC102928385 gene encoding taste receptor type 2 member 124-like, which translates to MGPVLHSISTTAVVAEFILGNLSNGLIVLNNCIDWINKRELSPVDQILIILAISRVTLLWETIFIWVKTQSISFITREELKILVFCWILSSHFCLWIATALSIFYLLRIANFWQIFLYLKWRPKQLIVGVLLGSLAFLLANLMQMSITLEEWLNQYGGNTTVNFMETDYTLFSELIIFKMIMFSVTPFSLALISLLLLILSLWKHLQKMQLNSRGHGDPSTKAHRNAMKIIVSFLLVYTIYFLSLLITWVAKKNHSELVQIICMITGLTYPSIHSLILILGNSKLKQTYLLILRHLGYRLKGQNIPTI; encoded by the coding sequence ATGGGGCCTGTCCTCCACAGCATCTCCACCACTGCAGTAGTTGCAGAGTTCATTCTGGGGAATCTGAGCAATGGATTGATAGTGCTGAACAACTGCATTGACTGGATCAACAAGAGAGAGCTTTCTCCAGTTGATCAAATCCTCATTATCTTGGCAATTTCCAGAGTTACTCTCCTCTGGGAAACAATATTTATTTGGGTTAAAACCCAATCAATTTCATTTATTACcagagaagaattaaaaatacttgTGTTCTGCTGGATACTATCTAGCCACTTCTGTCTCTGGATTGCCACAGCCCTCAGCATCTTTTATTTACTCAGGATAGCTAACTTCTGGCAGATCTTTCTCTACTTGAAATGGAGACCTAAACAACTGATTGTGGGGGTGCTGCTGGGAAGCTTGGCCTTCTTGCTTGCAAATCTGATGCAAATGAGCATCACTCTTGAAGAGTGGTTGAATCAATATGGAGGAAACACAACTGTGAATTTCATGGAGACAGATTATACACTATTTTCAGAGTTGATCATATTCAAGATGATTATGTTCTCTGTAACACCATTTTCATTGGCTTTAATCTCATTGCTCCTGTTAATCCTCTCTTTGTGGAAACATCTCCAGAAGATGCAGCTCAAttccagaggacatggagacCCCAGTACCAAGGCCCACAGGAATGCCATGAAAATTATAGTCTCCTTCCTCCTGGTCTACACTATTTATTTTCTGTCCCTTTTGATAACATGGGTTGCTAAGAAAAATCACAGTGAACTGGTTCAAATTATTTGTATGATAACTGGACTCACATATCCTTCAATTCACTCATTAATCCTGATTCTAGGAAACTCTAAATTAAAGCAGACTTATCTTTTGATACTGAGGCATCTGGGATATAGGCTGAAAGGACAGAATATCCCAACAATTTAA